A DNA window from Impatiens glandulifera chromosome 7, dImpGla2.1, whole genome shotgun sequence contains the following coding sequences:
- the LOC124946203 gene encoding nucleosome assembly protein 1;4-like, protein MGDNQKDIMDTSEDNQKEIMDTSDLGASLQVALAALNENDRVNLVSALKVKLQYFDGQKSEILESLTPMVRKRVEFLIELQTQHNELEAKFDEEKAALELKYQKLYEPLYAKRYDIVNGVTEVDGVKNEATVDQKGDKETEEKGVPNFWSISMKTHDLLSEEIKVRDEEALNYLKDIKLCMMDDPNDFKLEFFFDTNPFFKNEVLTKTYQIGDKPMMGKTIGTEIEWFPGKCLTQKIVKRKPKKGSNEKPLTVKTKNCQSFFKFFNPPQFPDLQSLDMEKAEEIHYQMELDYDVGLIIRDKIIPHAVSWFTGEAEQDVEFDFNSDEDEDDRVHDHDDDDDEDEDDDKDDNDEEEEAMGENKK, encoded by the exons ATGGGTGACAACCAAAAAGATATCATGGATACATCCGAAGACAACCAAAAAGAAATCATGGATACATCCGATCTCGGTGCTTCTCTTCAAGTCGCTCTAGCTG CTCTTAATGAAAATGATCGAGTAAATCTTGTTAGTGCCTTAAAGGTGA AACTTCAATATTTTGATGGTCAGAAATCTGAGATTCTCGAGTCATTGACCCCGATGGTTCGAAAGCGTGTTGAATTTCTCATAGAGCTACAG acACAACATAATGAATTGGAGGCAAAGTTTGACGAGGAAAAAGCCGCCTTAGAACTCAAATACCAGAAGCTTTATGAACCACTTTACGCAAAG AGGTATGATATTGTGAATGGAGTTACTGAAGTTGATGGTGTAAAAAATGAGGCAACAGTGGATCAAAAAGGAGATAAAGAGACAGAAG AGAAAGGTGTGCCAAATTTTTGGTCCATATCAATGAAAACACATGATTTGTTGTCTGAAGAG aTAAAAGTGCGCGATGAAGAAGCTCTCAACTATCTTAAAGACATTAAGTTGTGTATGATGGATGATCCCAATGATTTCAAGCTTGAGTTCTTCTTTGATACTAATCCTTTCTTTAAGAATGAAGTTCTAACAAAAACTTATCAGATTGGTGATAAACCAATGATGGGAAAGACTATTGg GACGGAGATCGAATGGTTTCCAGGAAAATGTTTGACACAGAAGATAGTTAAAAGAAAGCCGAAGAAAGGATCAAATGAAAAACCATTAACAGTGAAAACAAAGAACTGTCAGAGTTTCTTTAAGTTCTTCAATCCTCCTCAGTTTCCTGATTTGCAGAGTCTTGATATGGAAAAG GCTGAAGAAATTCATTACCAAATGGAATTAGACTATGATGTTGG TTTAATCATCCGCGATAAGATTATTCCTCATGCAGTATCATGGTTTACTGGAGAGGCTGAGCAGGATGTTGAGTTTGATTTTAATAGtgatgaggatgaggatgatCGTGTTcatgatcatgatgatgatgacgacgaagatgaagatgacgacaaagatgataatgatgaagaagaagaggccATGGGGGAGAATAAG AAGTGA